Proteins found in one Buchnera aphidicola str. G002 (Myzus persicae) genomic segment:
- the glyS gene encoding glycine--tRNA ligase subunit beta, with translation MTKKILLIEIGTEELPAKLLSSISLSFYKNLNEELKLYTIVYKKIEYFSTPRRLALKIIDIDTTDKTIEINKKGPSIIDAYDKDGAPTNAANRWAKYCGININEATRIKTKQGEWLFCQKKIKQKKIEILLPKIIDIALKKIIIQKSMRWNVTNEKFFRPIRNIVILLDRKVIKGKIFDVFSNNFLQNHISCQEKIEIKDAKEYPLILFQRNNIIADYAIRKKTIINQINKISEKINGYIKTSNNLIEEITSLVESPTALLGTFKKNFLKIPKKILVHVIESQQKCFPIYNVKNELFPNFIFISNIDSKKPNKIILGNEKVMDARLSDAAFFLQNDRKIKLEDYLMSLKKVLFQNNLGTLYDKTLRLQILIQWISKYSCINIQDAIRAAQLSKCDLVTSMVCEFPALQGTVGMYYSLSDKEKKDVSQAIQEQYSPSFSGDKLPSTMIGCSLAIADKMDTLSGMFCIGNIPTSAKDPFALRRLAIGILRIIIIKNIPLDLKCLINKSLSLYNIKYVNDVIIYNKIIKFFMNRLVYWYEENSYDIKVIQSVLSSQLTEPRDIHKKIQAISFFQNLEYSKSIIQSIKRISNILKKEKEKITGHVDIQLIQEKEEIVLFSTIKKFHTDTKKLFQEKKYKEILLKTKVLEKPIYNFFDKVKIHHSNIKIRINRLILLKKIESIFTKITNFSYLY, from the coding sequence ATGACTAAAAAAATACTATTAATAGAGATCGGAACCGAAGAATTACCTGCTAAACTACTAAGCAGTATATCTTTGTCTTTTTATAAAAATCTTAATGAAGAATTAAAACTTTACACTATTGTATATAAAAAGATTGAATACTTTTCTACTCCTAGAAGACTTGCATTAAAAATTATAGACATAGATACAACTGATAAAACAATAGAAATAAATAAAAAAGGTCCATCTATAATAGATGCTTATGATAAAGATGGCGCACCAACAAACGCAGCAAATCGTTGGGCAAAATATTGTGGCATTAATATTAATGAAGCTACACGTATAAAAACTAAACAAGGCGAATGGTTATTTTGCCAAAAAAAAATAAAACAAAAAAAAATAGAAATATTACTGCCTAAAATAATTGACATAGCATTAAAAAAAATTATCATACAGAAATCTATGAGATGGAATGTAACAAATGAAAAGTTTTTTCGTCCTATTCGTAATATTGTAATATTATTAGATCGCAAAGTAATAAAAGGCAAAATATTTGATGTCTTTTCTAATAATTTTCTCCAAAATCATATTTCTTGTCAAGAAAAAATAGAAATTAAAGATGCGAAAGAATACCCTTTAATTCTATTTCAAAGAAATAATATTATAGCTGATTATGCAATACGAAAAAAAACAATTATAAATCAGATCAATAAAATATCAGAAAAAATAAATGGATATATAAAAACTAGTAATAATTTAATTGAAGAAATAACTTCTTTAGTAGAGTCTCCTACAGCACTGTTAGGTACATTTAAAAAAAATTTTCTTAAAATACCTAAAAAAATATTAGTTCATGTTATAGAAAGTCAACAAAAATGTTTTCCAATATATAATGTGAAAAACGAACTTTTCCCTAATTTTATTTTTATTTCTAATATTGATTCAAAAAAACCTAATAAAATTATTTTAGGAAATGAAAAAGTTATGGATGCACGACTTTCAGATGCTGCTTTCTTTTTACAAAATGATAGAAAAATAAAATTAGAAGACTATCTAATGTCTCTTAAAAAAGTTTTATTCCAAAATAACTTAGGTACATTATATGACAAAACATTGCGTCTTCAAATTCTCATTCAATGGATATCAAAATATAGTTGTATTAACATACAAGATGCAATCAGAGCAGCACAGTTATCTAAATGCGATTTAGTAACAAGTATGGTATGCGAATTTCCAGCATTACAAGGTACTGTGGGAATGTATTATTCTTTATCTGATAAAGAAAAAAAAGATGTCTCTCAAGCTATTCAAGAACAATATTCTCCATCTTTTTCAGGTGATAAACTACCATCTACAATGATAGGATGTTCTCTAGCAATTGCTGATAAAATGGATACTTTATCTGGCATGTTTTGTATTGGTAATATTCCTACTTCAGCAAAAGATCCATTTGCATTGAGACGTTTAGCTATAGGCATACTTCGTATTATCATAATAAAAAATATACCATTAGATCTAAAATGTTTAATTAATAAAAGTCTTAGTCTTTATAATATCAAATACGTTAATGACGTAATCATATATAATAAAATTATAAAATTTTTTATGAATAGACTGGTATATTGGTATGAAGAAAATAGTTATGATATAAAAGTTATTCAATCAGTATTATCATCTCAATTAACAGAACCGAGAGATATTCATAAAAAAATACAAGCTATTTCTTTTTTTCAAAATTTAGAATATTCAAAATCAATTATACAATCTATTAAAAGAATATCTAATATTTTAAAGAAAGAAAAAGAAAAAATTACAGGACATGTTGATATTCAATTAATTCAAGAAAAAGAAGAAATAGTGTTATTTAGTACAATAAAAAAATTTCATACTGATACAAAAAAATTATTTCAAGAAAAAAAATATAAAGAAATTCTATTGAAAACAAAAGTTCTTGAAAAACCTATATATAACTTTTTTGATAAAGTGAAAATACATCATTCTAATATTAAAATACGCATAAATAGATTGATTTTATTAAAAAAAATAGAAAGTATTTTTACTAAAATAACTAATTTTTCTTATTTATATTAG
- the glyQ gene encoding glycine--tRNA ligase subunit alpha, producing the protein MKNNHNTFYNLITSLQEYWIKQGCNIFQPLDLPMGAGTFHNITFLGTIGPEPIRAAYVQSCRRPTDGRYAENPNRLQHYFQFQVIIKPPPHDIQKIYLNSLNILNIDEKIHDIRFVEDNWENPTLGAWGIGWEVWLNGMEITQFTYFQQVGGLECNPVTIEITYGLERIAMHMQKKTNIYDLVWNINKKEKITYGDIFKQNEIEQSRYNFQHSNIDFLFSAFQKYESEAQNLINITPPLLLVSYEKTLQANHIFNLLDARKAVSSNERQSYILRIRKLTTQIAQKYFVIRKQLDFPLCHKKRDKND; encoded by the coding sequence ATGAAAAACAATCATAATACTTTTTATAATCTAATTACAAGTTTGCAAGAATACTGGATAAAACAGGGATGTAATATTTTCCAACCATTAGATTTACCAATGGGTGCTGGTACTTTTCATAATATAACTTTTTTAGGTACTATTGGACCTGAGCCAATAAGAGCAGCATATGTACAATCGTGTCGTCGTCCTACAGATGGAAGATATGCAGAAAACCCTAATCGCTTACAACATTATTTTCAATTTCAAGTGATTATAAAACCTCCTCCACACGATATCCAAAAAATATATCTAAACTCACTAAATATATTAAATATAGATGAAAAAATACATGATATACGTTTTGTAGAAGATAATTGGGAGAATCCTACATTAGGCGCTTGGGGTATTGGTTGGGAAGTCTGGTTAAATGGAATGGAAATTACTCAATTCACTTATTTTCAACAAGTAGGAGGATTAGAATGTAATCCTGTTACTATTGAAATAACATATGGATTAGAAAGAATTGCTATGCACATGCAAAAAAAAACAAATATATACGATCTTGTTTGGAATATTAATAAAAAGGAAAAAATAACTTATGGAGATATTTTTAAACAAAATGAAATAGAACAATCAAGATATAATTTTCAGCATTCTAATATCGATTTTTTATTCAGTGCTTTTCAAAAATATGAATCAGAAGCACAAAATTTAATAAATATAACACCACCGCTATTATTAGTTTCGTATGAAAAAACATTGCAAGCAAATCATATATTTAATTTATTAGATGCAAGAAAAGCTGTCTCTTCAAACGAACGTCAAAGTTATATTTTACGTATTCGTAAATTAACTACACAAATTGCTCAAAAATATTTTGTTATTCGAAAACAATTAGATTTCCCTCTATGTCATAAAAAAAGAGATAAAAATGACTAA
- the folE gene encoding GTP cyclohydrolase I FolE, with translation MKKFSKEANLAHYALLEKKIENSILKEYNDINEKERELLIAEHIYQIMILLNLDLTNDSLKDTPVRMSKMYIYEIFSGLNYKNFPKITFIDNKMNVNEMIIIKNIVLISTCEHHFITINGQATIAYIPKNKIIGLSKINRIVQFYAKRPQIQERLTKQILIVLQTLLETSNVAVIINMEHFCVKARGVCDVNSSTITSSLEGLFKSDKNIRDEFFKKKNIR, from the coding sequence ATGAAAAAATTTAGTAAAGAAGCTAATTTAGCACATTATGCATTATTAGAAAAAAAAATAGAAAATTCTATTTTAAAAGAATACAATGATATAAATGAAAAAGAAAGAGAATTATTAATTGCTGAACATATATATCAAATTATGATTTTACTTAACTTAGATTTAACAAATGATAGTTTAAAAGATACACCAGTTCGTATGTCAAAAATGTATATTTATGAAATTTTTTCAGGATTAAATTATAAAAATTTTCCAAAGATTACATTTATAGATAATAAAATGAATGTTAATGAAATGATTATAATTAAAAATATAGTATTAATAAGTACTTGTGAACATCATTTTATTACAATTAATGGACAAGCTACTATTGCATATATCCCTAAAAATAAAATTATTGGTTTATCTAAAATAAATAGAATCGTACAATTTTATGCTAAAAGACCTCAAATACAAGAACGTTTAACCAAACAAATACTAATTGTATTGCAAACTTTATTAGAAACAAGTAATGTTGCAGTTATTATTAACATGGAACATTTTTGTGTAAAAGCACGTGGAGTTTGTGATGTAAATAGTAGTACTATAACTTCTTCTTTGGAAGGTTTATTTAAATCTGATAAAAATATTCGTGATGAATTTTTTAAAAAAAAGAATATTCGATAA
- the nfo gene encoding deoxyribonuclease IV, protein MKYIGAHISSSGGLEKAVLRAFKIRATAFSFFTRNQRQWTTPPLTEKKIYNFKQSCIKYKFTPQQILPHSSYLINLGHPIDYLLEKSRNAFIDEMIRCSQLGLIFLNFHPGSHLNKITESDCLLRISESINIALKNTKNIIAVIENTAGQGTNVGYCFEHLSEIIKNVDDKARVGVCIDTCHLFVSGYDLRTLDNCEKTFKKFNDLIGFKYLKGIHLNDSKKIFNSRVDRHENLGIGEIGELAFKWIIKNKNFYNIPMILETVDSTLWEKEIAWLRSQKI, encoded by the coding sequence ATGAAATATATTGGTGCGCATATTAGTTCTTCAGGCGGTTTAGAAAAAGCTGTTCTTCGTGCTTTTAAAATAAGAGCAACAGCTTTTTCTTTTTTTACTCGAAATCAACGGCAATGGACCACCCCTCCATTAACTGAAAAAAAAATATATAATTTTAAACAATCTTGTATTAAGTATAAATTTACACCTCAACAAATTTTACCTCATAGCAGTTATTTAATTAATTTAGGTCATCCTATTGATTATTTATTAGAAAAATCTCGTAATGCTTTTATAGATGAAATGATTCGCTGTAGTCAATTAGGTTTAATATTTTTAAATTTTCATCCGGGTAGTCATTTAAATAAAATCACTGAAAGCGATTGTTTATTAAGAATTTCTGAATCCATTAATATAGCCTTAAAAAATACAAAAAATATAATTGCAGTAATAGAAAATACTGCAGGACAAGGAACAAATGTTGGGTATTGTTTTGAACATCTATCTGAAATTATTAAAAACGTTGATGATAAAGCTAGGGTAGGAGTTTGTATTGATACATGTCATTTATTTGTTTCTGGATATGATTTACGTACTTTAGATAATTGTGAAAAGACATTTAAAAAGTTTAATGATTTGATAGGATTTAAATATTTAAAAGGTATTCATTTAAATGATTCTAAGAAGATATTTAATAGTCGAGTTGATCGACATGAGAACTTAGGAATCGGTGAGATAGGAGAATTAGCTTTTAAGTGGATTATCAAAAATAAAAATTTTTATAATATTCCTATGATTTTAGAAACAGTTGATTCGACACTGTGGGAAAAAGAAATTGCCTGGTTAAGATCGCAAAAAATATAA
- the rplY gene encoding 50S ribosomal protein L25 yields the protein MLTINAELRKETGKSFSRKLRIHNKFPGILYGVGNSNILLTLDHNSIFNLQKQISFYQECLFLVIKDEKYKVKVQAIQRHSFKLKLLHIDFLHA from the coding sequence ATGTTAACAATTAACGCAGAATTAAGAAAAGAAACAGGTAAAAGTTTTAGCAGAAAATTACGTATTCATAATAAGTTTCCAGGTATTTTATATGGAGTGGGTAACTCCAATATTTTACTGACATTAGATCATAATTCTATTTTTAATTTACAAAAACAAATATCATTTTATCAAGAATGTTTGTTTTTAGTTATCAAAGATGAAAAATACAAAGTAAAAGTTCAAGCAATTCAGCGCCATTCATTTAAATTGAAATTATTACACATTGATTTTTTACATGCTTGA
- a CDS encoding DedA family protein produces the protein MESWLTNFITQSLTYSLLLVGIVSFLESLALVGLLLPGIILMTTLGTFIGDGRLLFYPAWISGTIGCLLGDWLSYYIGLYFKNWLYNLKFLKKNQKLFDKTKSILHKHSIIAIIVGRFIGPTRPLIPMIAGMLKLPLKKFIFPSMIGCILWPPVYFFPGIVTGITIKIPPNDQNDYFKWFLLFISILIWLGIWLVSKWWKIKKNNSHTSLFFTEKNTRWLAIITVLLGIISLIAIQFHPTMMIFRKILFTILLGL, from the coding sequence ATGGAATCTTGGCTAACAAACTTTATTACACAATCTTTAACTTACTCGCTTTTATTAGTTGGTATAGTTTCTTTCTTAGAATCTCTTGCATTAGTTGGATTATTACTGCCGGGTATCATTTTAATGACAACACTAGGTACATTTATAGGCGATGGAAGATTATTATTTTATCCTGCCTGGATATCTGGAACTATTGGTTGTTTACTAGGAGATTGGCTTTCATATTATATTGGATTGTATTTTAAAAACTGGTTATATAATTTAAAATTTTTAAAAAAAAATCAAAAATTATTCGATAAAACAAAATCTATATTACATAAGCATAGTATCATAGCTATTATTGTCGGAAGATTCATAGGACCAACTAGACCGTTAATACCCATGATTGCCGGCATGCTTAAATTACCATTAAAAAAATTTATTTTTCCTAGTATGATTGGATGTATATTATGGCCTCCAGTATACTTTTTTCCAGGTATAGTTACTGGAATCACTATTAAAATACCCCCAAACGATCAAAATGATTATTTTAAATGGTTTTTGTTATTTATTTCAATTTTAATCTGGCTTGGAATATGGCTGGTATCAAAATGGTGGAAAATAAAAAAAAATAATTCACATACTTCTTTATTTTTCACGGAAAAAAATACTAGGTGGTTAGCAATAATAACAGTTTTACTAGGAATTATAAGTCTTATTGCTATACAATTTCATCCTACAATGATGATTTTTAGGAAAATTTTATTCACTATTTTATTAGGTTTATAA
- a CDS encoding peptidylprolyl isomerase: MTMKIWIVIILYIFTSIFYVLSKEIEIDNIAAVVNDQIILNSDVKKILFLLKKEGQDFRIPLKSDFLKEKVIQKLILDELLLQESKKMNITVTQEQINSMIKNIALKKNISMNQLKNYILFHDSYSNFSYKNYEKNIKKLLQIKIIQDYEINKRVNVTEEEVNVLFKKLIHNNKKFKKINLSYILIPLVKDRSNYVIDDKRKLANSLVTKLKKGYDFEKLYIECKKNKVLFSVKKMFWIHLLDMKNTFLKTLDVLEKGQILGPFLGDKGFYIFKVNDIRNNKENISTEFYVQHCLIKPSIIINDEESRNNIWNIYRNIKRGVYSFDYAVKNLSNDFYSANKNGDLGWISEGMFHGNFKKILFSLKKNEVSEPVRSEFGWHIVKILDKREIDYFYNFKKKQAYNILFFKKMVLEKNHWIEDLKNFSYINIIRP; the protein is encoded by the coding sequence ATTACAATGAAAATATGGATTGTTATAATTTTATATATTTTTACTAGTATTTTTTATGTTTTATCTAAAGAAATTGAAATAGATAATATTGCAGCGGTTGTAAATGATCAGATTATTTTAAATAGTGATGTTAAAAAGATTCTTTTCTTACTTAAAAAAGAAGGACAAGATTTTAGAATACCTTTGAAAAGTGATTTTTTAAAAGAAAAAGTTATTCAAAAATTAATTTTAGATGAGCTTCTTTTACAAGAATCAAAAAAAATGAATATTACCGTTACTCAAGAACAAATAAATAGCATGATTAAAAATATAGCTTTAAAAAAAAATATTAGTATGAATCAATTAAAAAATTATATTTTATTTCATGATAGTTACAGCAATTTCTCTTATAAAAATTACGAAAAAAATATTAAAAAATTATTACAAATTAAAATAATACAAGATTATGAAATTAATAAACGTGTAAATGTAACAGAAGAAGAAGTAAATGTTCTTTTTAAAAAACTCATTCATAATAATAAAAAATTCAAAAAGATAAATTTGAGTTATATTTTGATACCTCTTGTTAAAGACAGATCTAATTATGTTATTGATGATAAAAGAAAATTAGCAAATAGTCTTGTTACTAAACTTAAAAAAGGTTATGATTTTGAAAAATTATATATAGAATGTAAAAAAAATAAAGTTTTATTTTCAGTGAAAAAAATGTTTTGGATTCATTTATTAGATATGAAAAATACATTTTTAAAAACTTTAGATGTTTTAGAAAAAGGACAAATTTTAGGACCTTTTTTAGGTGATAAAGGATTTTATATTTTTAAAGTCAATGATATTCGTAATAACAAAGAAAACATTTCAACTGAATTTTATGTACAACATTGTTTAATAAAACCTTCTATTATAATTAATGATGAAGAATCAAGAAACAATATTTGGAACATATATAGAAATATTAAAAGAGGAGTGTATAGTTTCGATTATGCTGTTAAAAACTTATCTAATGATTTTTATTCAGCTAATAAAAATGGTGATTTAGGTTGGATTTCTGAAGGAATGTTTCATGGTAATTTTAAAAAAATATTATTTAGTTTAAAAAAAAATGAGGTTAGTGAACCTGTTCGATCTGAATTTGGATGGCATATAGTTAAAATATTAGATAAACGTGAAATAGACTACTTTTATAATTTTAAAAAAAAACAAGCTTATAATATTTTATTTTTCAAAAAAATGGTATTAGAAAAAAACCATTGGATAGAAGATCTTAAAAACTTTTCTTATATAAACATTATCAGACCGTAG
- the rsmA gene encoding 16S rRNA (adenine(1518)-N(6)/adenine(1519)-N(6))-dimethyltransferase RsmA, with product MKSIKTFKKHFPVKKYGQNFLINKEIIKNIVKKINPNIEQTLVEIGPGLAALTEPISQLLKELIVIEIDCNLLYFLKKQPFYSKLIVFCQDALNFNYTNLFYKKNKLIRIFGNLPYNISTSLIIFLFQHIRVIQDMNFMLQKEVAARLIALPGNKYYGRLSIISQYYCDIKILLNVAPEDFWPIPRVHSIFVNLTPHHNSPYFVYDINILSLITNKAFQNRRKILRHSLKNLFSETTLLNLDINPRLRAENISVFQYCQLANYLYKKNYTKKN from the coding sequence ATGAAAAGTATAAAAACTTTTAAAAAACACTTTCCTGTGAAAAAATATGGACAAAATTTTCTTATTAATAAAGAGATCATAAAAAATATTGTTAAAAAAATTAATCCAAATATAGAACAAACATTAGTAGAAATCGGACCAGGATTAGCTGCATTAACTGAGCCCATATCTCAGTTATTAAAAGAGTTAATAGTTATTGAAATAGACTGTAATCTATTATATTTTTTAAAAAAACAACCATTTTATTCAAAATTAATAGTTTTTTGTCAAGATGCTTTAAACTTTAATTATACAAATTTATTTTATAAAAAAAATAAATTAATTCGTATTTTTGGTAATTTACCATATAATATCTCTACATCTTTAATTATTTTTTTATTTCAACACATTAGAGTAATTCAAGATATGAATTTTATGCTTCAAAAAGAAGTTGCTGCAAGATTAATTGCATTACCTGGAAATAAATATTACGGTCGTTTGAGCATTATATCTCAATATTATTGTGATATCAAAATTTTATTAAATGTTGCTCCTGAAGATTTTTGGCCTATTCCGAGAGTTCATTCTATATTTGTAAATTTAACACCTCATCATAATTCTCCTTATTTTGTTTATGATATTAATATTTTAAGCCTTATTACAAATAAGGCTTTCCAAAATAGAAGAAAAATATTACGTCATAGTTTAAAAAATTTATTTTCTGAAACAACTTTATTAAATTTAGATATTAATCCCAGATTAAGAGCTGAAAATATTTCTGTTTTTCAGTATTGTCAATTAGCTAATTATTTGTATAAAAAAAATTATACTAAAAAAAATTAA
- a CDS encoding symmetrical bis(5'-nucleosyl)-tetraphosphatase, with protein MSTYFISDIHGCYKEFKLLLEKSDFNYTKDYLWIAGDLVSRGPDSLKVLKYIYSFRKRVKIVLGNHDINLISVYIGVKKNKKENFFDEFLNSEDSFQLINWLRKQSLLKIDKKRKIIMVHAGISPKWNINTLQFYALAIEEFLSNDNYFLFLEAMYNNNINFWDISLKRLDRLRYSMNTFTRMRYCYPDGQLNMFYKQSPKLIKYPLLPWFFIHQRLIKDYSIFFGHWSSLKGTYIPKPFFSLDGGCCWGGELNMFRWEDKKWFSQSYLGK; from the coding sequence ATGAGTACTTATTTTATTAGTGATATTCACGGTTGTTATAAAGAATTTAAACTTCTTTTAGAAAAATCAGATTTTAATTATACTAAAGATTATCTATGGATTGCTGGTGATTTAGTATCAAGAGGACCTGATTCTCTTAAGGTTTTAAAATACATTTATTCTTTTCGAAAGAGAGTAAAAATAGTACTTGGGAATCATGATATAAATTTAATTTCTGTTTATATAGGTGTTAAAAAAAATAAAAAAGAAAATTTTTTTGATGAATTTCTTAATTCTGAAGATAGCTTTCAACTAATAAATTGGTTAAGGAAGCAATCTTTATTAAAAATTGATAAAAAACGTAAAATTATTATGGTGCATGCTGGTATTAGTCCTAAATGGAATATTAATACTTTACAATTTTATGCATTAGCAATTGAAGAGTTTTTGTCAAATGATAATTATTTTTTATTTCTTGAAGCTATGTATAATAACAATATAAATTTTTGGGATATAAGTTTAAAGAGATTAGATCGATTAAGATATAGTATGAATACTTTTACAAGAATGAGATACTGTTATCCAGATGGTCAATTAAATATGTTTTATAAACAATCTCCAAAATTGATTAAATATCCACTTTTACCCTGGTTTTTTATTCATCAAAGACTGATAAAAGATTATTCTATTTTTTTTGGACATTGGTCTTCTCTAAAAGGAACATATATTCCTAAACCATTTTTTTCATTAGATGGTGGCTGTTGTTGGGGTGGAGAGCTCAATATGTTTCGCTGGGAAGATAAAAAATGGTTTTCTCAATCTTATTTAGGTAAGTAA